In Cyanobium sp. ATX 6F1, the following proteins share a genomic window:
- the rodA gene encoding rod shape-determining protein RodA, with protein sequence MTILRIGRRRSVFSASKPARRHVLEGVDLILWGVPLAMTLVAGVLIASTQRQADYADWYQHWITAAIGIALALLLRRLPLERLERWLKPLYALTVVSLLGVRFVGTSALGAQRWINIAGVHVQPSEFAKLAAILLLAGVLARYPIERPVDLNRPAALIALPWLLVFIQPDLGTSLVFGAVLLPMLFWAGMPLAWVVLLLSPLVAAILAGVLPLALAAWVPLMGLLAWRSLPWKRLGVVITLAVQGLFALLTPYLWMHGLKDYQRDRLVLFLDPSKDPLGGGYHLLQSKIGIGSGGLFGTGLMQGHLTKLRFIPEQHTDFIFSALGEETGFVGSILLVIGYALLCWKLLQIAGRARTDFESLVVVGIGAMLMFQVVVNISMTIGLGPVTGIPLPWMSYGRFAMLVNFISLGLCASVQHRSQAVQGRW encoded by the coding sequence ATGACCATCCTCAGGATCGGGCGCCGGCGCAGCGTGTTCTCCGCCAGCAAACCCGCCCGCCGCCACGTGCTGGAGGGGGTGGACCTGATCCTCTGGGGCGTCCCCCTGGCGATGACCCTGGTGGCCGGGGTGCTGATCGCCAGCACCCAGCGCCAGGCCGACTACGCCGACTGGTACCAGCACTGGATCACCGCCGCCATCGGCATCGCCCTGGCCCTGCTGCTGCGCCGCCTGCCCCTGGAGCGCCTGGAGCGCTGGCTGAAACCGCTCTATGCCCTGACCGTGGTGAGCCTGCTGGGGGTGCGCTTCGTGGGCACCTCCGCCCTGGGGGCCCAGCGCTGGATCAACATCGCCGGGGTGCACGTGCAGCCCTCGGAGTTCGCCAAGCTGGCGGCGATCCTGCTGCTGGCTGGGGTGCTGGCTCGCTACCCGATCGAGCGGCCCGTCGACCTGAACCGGCCCGCCGCCCTGATCGCCCTGCCCTGGCTGCTGGTGTTCATCCAGCCCGATCTGGGCACCTCGCTGGTGTTCGGAGCCGTGCTGCTGCCGATGCTCTTCTGGGCCGGCATGCCCCTGGCCTGGGTAGTGCTGCTGCTCTCACCTCTGGTGGCGGCGATCCTGGCCGGCGTTCTGCCCCTCGCCCTGGCGGCCTGGGTGCCGCTGATGGGGTTGCTGGCCTGGCGCTCCCTGCCCTGGAAGCGGCTGGGGGTGGTGATCACCCTGGCCGTGCAGGGCCTGTTCGCCCTGCTCACCCCCTACCTCTGGATGCATGGCCTGAAGGACTATCAGAGGGATCGGCTGGTGCTGTTCCTCGATCCCTCCAAGGATCCCCTCGGTGGCGGCTACCACCTGCTGCAAAGCAAGATCGGCATCGGCTCGGGGGGCTTGTTCGGCACCGGCCTGATGCAGGGGCACCTCACCAAGTTGCGCTTCATCCCGGAGCAGCACACCGACTTCATCTTCAGCGCCCTTGGGGAAGAAACAGGCTTCGTCGGCTCGATCCTGCTGGTGATCGGCTACGCCCTGCTCTGCTGGAAGTTGCTGCAGATCGCCGGCCGGGCGCGCACCGATTTCGAATCGTTGGTGGTGGTCGGCATCGGCGCCATGTTGATGTTTCAGGTGGTGGTGAACATCTCGATGACCATCGGCCTGGGGCCCGTCACGGGCATCCCCTTGCCCTGGATGAGTTATGGCCGCTTCGCGATGCTTGTGAACTTCATCTCCCTGGGGCTGTGTGCCTCGGTCCAACACCGCAGCCAGGCGGTCCAGGGGCGCTGGTGA
- a CDS encoding sensor histidine kinase, producing the protein MSDTSLEALRRLLAAGVPPGRCDEDAARRQWWAALATLQEELLLPRPAMEGVWIASPLPALHEPELLRQMRGWVWAPEELGTLLGHRAPLLPGATPGPGAPLAAGESCERLTLEGQDGTDPLLLVITPRLQVALALHGPPDGRQLVVRFDPATLSATLTLLDQRLRRTNPAAGQRLRKAIGALGELHGDGNFASTFWPRLAERLASMAPSVTLQPMVHGGMGETNRASSELALLEALTHEVRTPLATIRTLIRSLLHRSDLPALVRQRLHAIDGECSEQIDRFGLIFHAAELQRLPRSEQPLARTDLAQLLIRLEELWQQQLRRRGLQLELDIAPGLPPVLSDPSRLETMLGGLIDRFSRRLPGGATVQISLQPAGSRLKLRLHGVGRSELPQAAVSGDDGSSSEAIGPVLSWNPETGSLQLSRQATQRLFHSLGGRLTERGDRGLTVFFPVAGAGPSR; encoded by the coding sequence GTGAGCGACACCAGCCTGGAGGCCCTGCGCCGATTGCTGGCCGCAGGGGTGCCCCCGGGCCGCTGCGACGAGGATGCCGCGCGCCGCCAGTGGTGGGCGGCCCTGGCCACCCTCCAGGAGGAGCTGTTGCTGCCCCGCCCAGCGATGGAAGGCGTCTGGATCGCCTCCCCCCTACCGGCCCTCCACGAGCCCGAGCTGTTGCGCCAGATGCGGGGCTGGGTCTGGGCCCCTGAGGAACTTGGCACCCTGCTGGGCCACCGAGCGCCGTTGCTGCCGGGGGCCACCCCGGGGCCGGGGGCACCGCTGGCGGCCGGCGAGAGCTGCGAACGGTTGACCCTCGAGGGGCAGGACGGCACCGATCCGTTGCTGCTGGTGATCACCCCAAGGTTGCAGGTCGCTCTGGCCCTGCACGGCCCCCCCGATGGCCGCCAGCTGGTGGTGCGATTCGATCCGGCCACCCTTTCAGCCACCCTCACCCTGCTGGACCAGCGGCTCCGGCGCACCAACCCGGCGGCGGGCCAGAGACTGCGCAAGGCCATCGGTGCCCTTGGTGAACTGCACGGGGATGGGAACTTCGCCTCGACCTTCTGGCCGAGGCTGGCGGAGCGGCTGGCGTCCATGGCCCCGAGCGTCACCCTGCAGCCCATGGTCCATGGGGGCATGGGCGAGACGAACAGGGCCAGCAGCGAACTGGCCCTGCTGGAGGCCCTCACCCATGAGGTGCGCACCCCCCTGGCCACGATCCGCACGCTGATCCGCTCCCTTCTGCACCGCAGCGATCTGCCCGCCCTGGTGCGCCAGCGCCTGCACGCCATCGACGGGGAATGCAGCGAACAGATCGACCGCTTCGGACTGATTTTCCATGCGGCTGAGCTGCAACGGCTCCCCCGCAGCGAGCAGCCCCTGGCCCGCACCGACCTGGCCCAGCTGCTGATCCGTCTGGAGGAGCTCTGGCAGCAGCAGCTGCGGCGCCGCGGCCTGCAGCTCGAGCTGGACATCGCCCCTGGCCTGCCGCCGGTGCTAAGCGATCCAAGCCGGCTGGAGACCATGCTCGGGGGCCTGATCGACCGCTTCAGCCGGCGCCTTCCGGGGGGCGCGACCGTGCAGATCAGTCTCCAGCCGGCAGGCTCGCGCCTCAAGCTGCGGCTCCATGGGGTGGGTCGATCTGAGCTGCCCCAGGCGGCGGTCTCCGGCGACGATGGATCGAGCAGTGAAGCGATCGGGCCGGTGCTGAGCTGGAACCCGGAAACGGGCAGCCTGCAGCTCAGCCGCCAGGCCACCCAGCGGCTGTTCCACAGCCTCGGCGGCCGCCTGACCGAACGGGGCGACCGGGGGCTGACGGTGTTCTTCCCGGTGGCTGGCGCCGGCCCCTCCCGCTGA
- a CDS encoding photosystem I reaction center subunit II PsaD, translating to MTATALSGQLPKYIGSTGGLLNSAETEEKYAITWTSSKAQAFELPTGGAAEMNEGENIMYFARKEQCLALGTQLRTKFKPRIEDYKIYRIFPGGDTEYLHPKDGVFPEKVNEGRSIVGHNPRRIGDNPNPANLKFSGRNTFDT from the coding sequence ATGACAGCAACGGCGCTGAGCGGTCAACTTCCGAAGTACATCGGCAGCACGGGCGGCTTGCTGAACTCGGCTGAGACCGAGGAGAAGTACGCCATCACCTGGACCAGCTCCAAAGCCCAGGCGTTTGAACTCCCCACCGGCGGTGCCGCCGAGATGAACGAAGGGGAGAACATCATGTATTTCGCGCGCAAGGAGCAGTGCCTGGCCCTCGGCACCCAATTGCGCACCAAGTTCAAGCCCCGCATCGAGGATTACAAGATCTACCGGATCTTCCCAGGAGGCGACACCGAGTACCTCCACCCCAAAGACGGAGTCTTCCCCGAAAAAGTCAACGAAGGTCGTTCGATCGTGGGCCACAACCCCCGTCGCATCGGCGACAACCCCAATCCGGCCAACCTCAAGTTCTCTGGTCGCAACACCTTCGACACCTGA
- a CDS encoding anthranilate synthase component I family protein — translation MPFPDRTAFLEQAAAGLNFLPVWSCWPADLETPLTTWLKVGASASHGVLLESVEGGEQVGRWSYVVSDPLWTLTVRGELAEQRWRDGRLIEQRGNPFNLLRECLAPYASAPVSGMPPLGHLFGFWGYELIQWIEPSVPIHPSDPGGPPDGCWMLADSLLVFDQVKRQITAVVYGDLSEGADPGEAHDAALARLASLERQMHQPLPPGIAPLAWNPTPARELPNQSNRTPEDFKAAVASAREHIAAGDVFQLVLSQRLETRIDRDPFDLYRSLRMVNPSPYMAFFNFGGWYLIGSSPEVMVKAEPGEGGVKASLRPIAGTRPRGDSDAQDLAYEQDLLADPKERAEHVMLVDLGRNDLGRVCRAGSVKVVELMVIERYSHVMHIVSAVEGVLENGRDIWDLLMAAFPAGTVSGAPKIRAMQLIHELEPDARGPYSGVYGAVDLGGALNTAITIRTMVVQPASEGGWSVKVQAGAGIVADSQPEAEYQETLNKARGLLKALACLESDAPAPKAAVSTQAESGR, via the coding sequence ATGCCCTTCCCTGATCGCACGGCCTTTCTGGAACAGGCGGCGGCAGGGCTCAATTTTCTGCCGGTCTGGAGCTGCTGGCCCGCCGATCTGGAAACCCCCCTCACCACCTGGCTGAAGGTGGGTGCCAGCGCCAGCCATGGCGTGCTCCTGGAGTCGGTGGAAGGGGGCGAGCAGGTGGGCCGCTGGAGCTACGTGGTCAGTGATCCGCTCTGGACCCTGACGGTGCGAGGCGAGCTGGCTGAGCAACGCTGGCGCGATGGGCGGCTGATCGAGCAGCGGGGCAACCCGTTCAACCTGCTGCGCGAATGCCTGGCGCCCTACGCCAGCGCCCCGGTGAGTGGGATGCCGCCCCTGGGTCACCTGTTCGGCTTCTGGGGCTATGAGCTGATCCAGTGGATCGAGCCCAGCGTGCCCATCCACCCCAGCGATCCCGGTGGCCCGCCCGATGGCTGCTGGATGCTGGCGGACAGCCTGCTGGTGTTTGACCAGGTCAAGCGCCAGATCACGGCGGTGGTCTACGGCGACCTCAGCGAAGGCGCCGATCCGGGCGAGGCCCATGACGCCGCCCTTGCCCGGCTGGCTTCCCTGGAGCGGCAGATGCACCAGCCCCTGCCCCCCGGGATCGCCCCCCTGGCCTGGAACCCCACACCGGCACGCGAGCTCCCCAACCAAAGCAACCGCACGCCCGAGGATTTCAAGGCGGCGGTGGCCAGCGCCCGGGAGCACATCGCCGCCGGCGACGTCTTCCAGTTGGTGCTCAGCCAGCGGCTGGAGACCCGGATCGACCGGGATCCCTTCGACCTCTACCGCAGCCTGCGGATGGTGAACCCATCCCCCTACATGGCCTTCTTCAATTTCGGAGGCTGGTACCTGATCGGCTCCAGCCCGGAGGTGATGGTCAAGGCTGAGCCGGGAGAAGGCGGCGTCAAGGCCTCCCTGCGTCCCATCGCCGGCACCCGCCCCCGGGGCGACAGCGACGCCCAGGATCTGGCCTATGAACAAGACCTGCTGGCCGATCCCAAGGAACGGGCCGAGCACGTGATGCTGGTGGACCTGGGGCGCAACGACCTGGGGCGGGTCTGCAGGGCCGGCAGCGTCAAGGTGGTGGAGCTGATGGTGATTGAGCGCTACTCGCACGTGATGCACATCGTCAGCGCCGTGGAGGGCGTACTGGAGAACGGACGCGACATCTGGGATCTGCTGATGGCGGCCTTCCCGGCCGGAACCGTGAGCGGAGCCCCCAAGATCAGGGCCATGCAACTCATCCATGAACTGGAACCCGATGCCCGCGGGCCCTACTCCGGCGTCTACGGCGCCGTCGACCTGGGTGGGGCCCTCAACACCGCCATCACCATCCGCACCATGGTGGTGCAGCCGGCCAGCGAGGGCGGCTGGAGCGTGAAGGTGCAGGCCGGTGCAGGCATCGTGGCCGACTCCCAGCCGGAAGCCGAGTACCAGGAAACGCTCAACAAGGCCCGGGGCCTGCTCAAGGCCCTGGCCTGCCTCGAGTCCGATGCGCCAGCGCCCAAGGCGGCCGTCTCAACCCAGGCAGAGTCAGGACGATGA
- the gshA gene encoding glutamate--cysteine ligase, which produces MSVAPLLKGFEVELFTGQSDGTVVGVAEAAAASLEGFVTEPDHRNLEYTTPPDADYGHQLALLLAPRRALRAWLAGRGLTLLPGSTLSLGDSRRFERSDPANDYHGYIEASYGTRVVTASVHINFGITAMEELFAACRLIRCEAALLLALSASSPFLDGQATGAHSQRWLQFPLTPPQVPLFLSHQHYIDWMLQELAAGSMQNVRHLWTSVRPNGDDRPYGLNRLELRICDLISDPEALLAITAFAELRLMQLLADPAAHDPLRASCLDPAALAALADQNDRAAARSSLEAELLDWRTGEPVMARSWIQRELEALAPLAQATGLTAVLAPLAEILSHGNQAMRWLERQRQGESIASILSAAIAEMAAGENALDARLATVAAHPLG; this is translated from the coding sequence ATGAGCGTCGCTCCGCTGCTCAAGGGCTTCGAGGTGGAGCTCTTCACCGGCCAGAGCGATGGCACGGTCGTGGGAGTGGCTGAGGCGGCGGCCGCCAGCCTGGAGGGTTTCGTGACCGAGCCGGATCACCGCAACCTCGAATACACGACCCCCCCCGATGCCGACTACGGCCACCAGCTCGCCCTGCTGCTGGCCCCACGCCGCGCCCTGCGCGCCTGGCTTGCCGGCCGCGGCCTCACCCTGCTGCCGGGCAGCACCTTGAGCCTCGGGGACAGCCGCCGCTTCGAGCGCTCCGACCCGGCCAACGACTACCACGGCTACATCGAGGCCAGCTACGGCACCCGGGTGGTGACCGCCAGTGTCCACATCAATTTCGGGATCACGGCCATGGAGGAGCTGTTCGCCGCCTGCCGGTTGATCCGCTGCGAGGCGGCCCTGCTGCTGGCCCTCAGCGCCAGTTCGCCCTTCCTCGATGGGCAGGCCACCGGAGCCCATTCCCAGCGTTGGCTGCAGTTCCCGCTCACGCCCCCGCAGGTGCCCCTGTTCCTCTCCCACCAGCACTACATCGACTGGATGCTCCAGGAGCTGGCGGCGGGATCGATGCAGAACGTGCGCCACCTCTGGACCTCCGTGCGCCCCAACGGCGATGACCGGCCCTACGGCCTCAACCGCCTGGAGCTGCGCATCTGCGACCTGATCAGCGACCCTGAAGCGCTGCTGGCAATCACCGCCTTCGCGGAGCTGCGGCTCATGCAACTGCTGGCGGATCCCGCCGCCCACGACCCACTGCGGGCCAGCTGCCTCGATCCAGCGGCCCTGGCCGCCCTGGCCGACCAGAACGACCGGGCCGCGGCCCGCTCCAGCCTGGAGGCTGAACTGTTGGATTGGCGCACGGGGGAGCCGGTGATGGCGCGTTCGTGGATCCAGCGGGAACTCGAAGCGCTCGCCCCCTTAGCCCAGGCGACGGGCCTCACCGCCGTGCTCGCACCGCTGGCGGAGATCCTCAGCCACGGCAACCAGGCCATGCGCTGGTTGGAGAGACAGCGCCAGGGAGAAAGCATCGCCAGCATCCTCAGCGCCGCGATCGCCGAGATGGCCGCCGGGGAAAATGCCCTGGACGCACGCTTGGCGACAGTCGCCGCGCATCCTTTGGGATGA
- the ppc gene encoding phosphoenolpyruvate carboxylase — MRQPVTLPEASTASVAQSPAPQVSRLLGERLELVEDLWQTVLRSECPPTHAERLLRLKRLSDTSEQELEGEAAAAIVGLISAMDLSEAISAARAFSLYFQLVNILEQHIEEDSYLASLKAIHQEVDSDPFIPALANQTDPATFRELFGRLRGLNLPPATLESLLRELDIRLVFTAHPTEIVRHTVRHKQRRVAGLIQQLQHSNLHELDDQGSLRLQLEEEIRLWWRTDELHQFKPSVLDEVDYALHYFQQVLFHALPQLRQRLHSALQLSYPDVIPPRDAFCTFGSWVGADRDGNPSVTPEITWRTACYQRRLMLDRYVHAVNDLRDQLSISMQWSQVSAPLLESLEMDRLRFPEIYEARAARYRLEPYRLKLSYILERLRLTQERNQQLSEAGWESPFDPAGQPPLGGLSPQAPQELHYGGVDEFRTDLELIRDSLDATGLSCKPILTLLSQVHIFGFTLASLDIRQESTRHCEALDELTRYLLLPKPYGELEEEERIGWLLQELQTRRPLAPASARWSAASGETFAVFRMLKRLQQEFGPRICGTYVISMNHTVSDILEVLLLAKEAGLVDPKLVSSDLLVVPLFETVEDLQRAPAVMERLFAEPFYRQLLASSSPAELPLQEVMLGYSDSNKDSGFLSSNWEIHRAQIALQRLATDHGVALRIFHGRGGSVGRGGGPAYQAILAQPSGTLNGRIKITEQGEVLASKYSLPELALYNLETVTTAVLQNSLVSTHLDDTPSWNELMGRLAARSRTHYRALVHDNPDLVEFFQQVTPIEEISKLQISSRPARRKSGAKDLSSLRAIPWVFGWTQSRFLLPSWYGVGAALQEEVERDGEQEELLRLLYQRWPFFRMLISKVEMTLSKVDLDLAHHYVQALGRPSHRESFEQIFEAIAAEYVLTRDLVLTITGHRRLLDGDPALQLSVDLRNRTIIPLGFLQVALLRRLRDQNRQPPMSEGASPSADGRTYSRSELLRGALLTINGIAAGLRNTG; from the coding sequence ATGCGGCAGCCCGTGACCCTCCCTGAAGCGAGCACCGCCAGCGTGGCCCAGTCCCCTGCCCCCCAGGTCAGCCGGCTCCTGGGGGAGAGGCTCGAGCTGGTGGAAGACCTGTGGCAGACCGTGCTGCGCAGCGAGTGTCCACCCACCCACGCCGAACGCCTGCTGCGCCTCAAGCGCCTCAGTGACACCAGTGAGCAAGAACTGGAGGGGGAAGCGGCGGCGGCGATCGTCGGCCTGATCAGCGCCATGGACCTCTCCGAGGCGATCTCGGCGGCCCGGGCCTTCTCCCTCTATTTCCAACTGGTCAACATCCTCGAGCAGCACATCGAGGAGGACAGCTACCTGGCGAGCCTCAAGGCCATCCACCAGGAGGTCGACAGCGACCCGTTCATTCCGGCCCTGGCCAACCAGACCGATCCCGCCACCTTCCGGGAGTTGTTCGGTCGGCTGCGGGGGCTCAACCTGCCCCCCGCCACGCTGGAATCCCTGCTGCGGGAGCTAGACATCCGCCTGGTGTTCACCGCCCATCCCACCGAAATCGTGCGCCACACGGTGCGCCACAAGCAGCGGCGGGTGGCGGGGCTGATCCAGCAATTGCAGCACAGCAATCTGCATGAACTGGACGACCAGGGCAGCCTGCGCCTGCAGCTGGAGGAAGAGATCCGGCTGTGGTGGCGCACCGACGAACTGCACCAGTTCAAGCCCTCGGTGCTTGATGAGGTCGACTACGCCCTCCATTACTTCCAGCAGGTGCTGTTTCACGCCCTGCCCCAGCTGCGCCAGCGGCTCCACAGCGCCCTGCAGCTGAGCTACCCCGATGTGATCCCCCCCCGGGACGCCTTCTGCACCTTCGGTTCCTGGGTGGGGGCGGACCGGGATGGCAATCCCTCAGTCACCCCCGAGATCACCTGGCGCACCGCCTGTTACCAGCGGCGGCTGATGCTGGATCGCTACGTCCATGCCGTCAACGACCTGCGCGACCAGCTCAGCATCTCGATGCAGTGGAGTCAGGTGAGCGCACCGCTGCTGGAGTCCCTGGAGATGGACCGGCTGCGCTTTCCGGAGATCTACGAGGCACGGGCTGCCCGCTACCGACTCGAGCCCTACAGGCTCAAACTCAGTTACATCCTCGAGCGCCTGCGTCTCACCCAGGAGCGCAACCAGCAACTGTCCGAAGCAGGCTGGGAATCCCCCTTCGACCCCGCGGGCCAGCCCCCCCTCGGCGGCCTCAGCCCCCAGGCCCCCCAGGAGCTGCACTACGGCGGTGTCGATGAGTTCCGCACCGACCTGGAGCTGATCCGCGACAGCCTCGATGCCACCGGGTTGAGCTGCAAACCGATCCTGACCCTGCTCAGTCAGGTGCACATCTTCGGCTTCACCCTCGCCAGCCTCGACATCCGCCAGGAGAGCACCCGCCACTGCGAAGCCCTCGACGAACTCACCCGCTACCTGCTGCTGCCCAAGCCCTACGGGGAACTGGAGGAAGAGGAACGGATCGGCTGGCTGCTGCAGGAACTCCAGACCCGCCGGCCCCTGGCCCCGGCCTCGGCCCGCTGGTCGGCCGCCAGCGGCGAGACCTTCGCGGTCTTCCGCATGCTCAAGCGCCTGCAGCAGGAGTTCGGGCCCCGCATCTGCGGCACCTACGTGATCTCGATGAATCACACGGTGTCCGACATCCTGGAGGTGCTGCTGCTGGCCAAAGAAGCCGGACTGGTGGACCCCAAGCTCGTCTCCTCCGATCTGCTGGTGGTGCCCCTGTTCGAAACCGTGGAGGATCTGCAGCGGGCACCGGCGGTGATGGAGCGACTCTTCGCCGAGCCCTTCTACCGCCAGCTGCTGGCCAGCAGCAGCCCCGCCGAGCTGCCCCTGCAGGAAGTGATGCTCGGCTACTCCGACAGCAACAAGGACTCGGGCTTCCTCTCCAGCAACTGGGAAATCCACCGGGCCCAGATCGCCCTCCAGCGCCTGGCCACTGACCACGGTGTGGCCCTGCGCATCTTCCACGGCCGCGGTGGCTCCGTCGGCCGGGGCGGCGGTCCCGCCTACCAGGCGATCCTGGCCCAACCCAGCGGCACCCTCAACGGCCGCATCAAGATCACCGAACAGGGGGAGGTGCTGGCCTCCAAGTACTCCCTGCCGGAGCTGGCCCTCTACAACCTGGAAACGGTCACCACGGCGGTGCTGCAGAACAGCCTGGTGAGCACCCACCTCGATGACACCCCCAGCTGGAACGAACTGATGGGCCGCCTGGCGGCCCGCTCCCGCACCCACTACCGCGCCCTGGTGCACGACAACCCCGACCTGGTGGAGTTCTTCCAGCAGGTCACGCCGATCGAGGAGATCAGCAAGCTGCAGATCTCCAGCCGGCCGGCCCGGCGCAAGAGCGGCGCCAAGGACCTCTCCAGCCTGAGGGCGATCCCCTGGGTGTTCGGCTGGACCCAGAGTCGTTTCCTGCTGCCCAGCTGGTACGGCGTCGGGGCGGCCCTGCAGGAGGAAGTGGAGCGGGACGGGGAGCAGGAGGAACTGCTGCGGCTGCTTTACCAGCGCTGGCCCTTCTTCCGGATGCTGATCTCCAAGGTGGAAATGACCCTCTCCAAAGTCGATCTGGATCTGGCCCACCACTACGTGCAGGCCCTCGGGCGCCCCAGCCACCGGGAGTCGTTCGAGCAGATCTTCGAAGCGATCGCAGCTGAATACGTGCTCACCAGGGATCTGGTGCTCACCATCACCGGCCACCGGCGGCTGCTGGATGGCGATCCCGCCCTGCAACTGTCCGTCGATCTGCGCAACCGCACGATCATTCCCCTGGGATTCCTGCAGGTGGCCCTGCTGCGGCGCCTGCGGGACCAGAACCGCCAGCCGCCGATGAGTGAAGGAGCCAGCCCCTCGGCCGACGGCCGCACCTACAGCCGCAGTGAGCTGCTGCGTGGTGCCCTCCTGACCATCAACGGAATTGCCGCCGGCTTGCGCAACACCGGCTGA
- a CDS encoding N-acetyltransferase, with amino-acid sequence MISFRSSVTQPRLPEGYRLETTPAPTAQELDALLVSCGDRSRQSELIERVLSRSIWHLLVRDPQGQLVGFVRATSDLALNANLWDLSAAPADPARATVLEVLVHGALSRLRREMAGCSISLSAPPEALEALRRHGFVVDPGGIRAMGLTLTDPVESVD; translated from the coding sequence TTGATTTCCTTTCGCAGCTCCGTCACCCAACCCCGCCTTCCGGAGGGCTACCGACTGGAGACCACACCCGCCCCGACCGCCCAGGAGCTGGATGCCCTGCTGGTGAGTTGCGGCGACCGATCCCGCCAGAGTGAGCTGATCGAGCGGGTGCTCTCGCGCAGCATCTGGCACCTGCTGGTGCGTGACCCCCAAGGGCAGCTGGTGGGGTTCGTGCGCGCCACCAGCGATCTGGCCCTCAATGCCAACCTCTGGGACCTGTCCGCCGCCCCGGCTGATCCTGCCCGTGCCACGGTGCTGGAGGTTCTGGTGCACGGGGCCCTGAGTCGACTGCGCCGGGAGATGGCGGGCTGCAGCATTTCGCTCTCGGCGCCACCGGAGGCTTTAGAGGCGTTGCGGCGCCATGGCTTCGTGGTGGACCCCGGCGGCATCCGAGCCATGGGGCTCACGCTCACCGATCCGGTGGAGAGCGTGGACTGA
- the recF gene encoding DNA replication/repair protein RecF (All proteins in this family for which functions are known are DNA-binding proteins that assist the filamentation of RecA onto DNA for the initiation of recombination or recombinational repair.), translated as MELLQFRNYTSLSLELNSPRLLVIGDNGEGKSNLLEAVELLGSLRSHRCSRDQDLIQQDQGQSRLGGWCADGEHLELELRRVGGRQARRNGKTLERHLDLLGPLRCVGFSALDLELVRGEPALRRQWLDRVVLQLEPIYTDLLARYGRLLRQRSQLLRRGLDRSHRSELLDAFDQQMALVGTRLHRRRRRALARLQPLAAAWQERLSGGRERLELRYQPGSLLEGEEAEAPWREALEAQLLAQREEELRLGHCAVGPHRDEVELRLADQPARRYGSAGQQRTLVLALKLAELELVHQLCGAPPLLLLDDVLAELDPGRQQLLLEAVGEGHQCLVSATHLGAFSAGWRNRSQLVQVRAGAIATETTPP; from the coding sequence CTGGAGCTGCTGCAGTTCCGCAACTACACCTCCCTCAGCCTGGAGCTGAACTCCCCACGGTTGCTGGTGATCGGTGACAACGGCGAAGGCAAGTCGAATCTGCTGGAGGCGGTGGAGCTGCTGGGGAGCCTGCGCTCCCATCGCTGCAGCCGCGACCAGGATCTGATTCAGCAGGATCAGGGCCAGAGCCGACTGGGCGGCTGGTGCGCCGATGGCGAGCACCTGGAGCTGGAGTTGCGCCGGGTGGGGGGCCGCCAGGCCAGGCGCAACGGCAAGACCCTGGAGCGCCACCTGGATCTGCTGGGCCCCCTGCGCTGTGTGGGCTTCAGCGCCCTCGACCTGGAACTGGTGCGCGGGGAGCCCGCCCTGAGGCGCCAGTGGCTGGATCGGGTGGTGCTGCAACTCGAGCCGATCTACACCGACCTGCTGGCCCGCTACGGGCGCCTGTTGCGCCAGCGCAGCCAGCTGTTGCGCCGGGGCCTGGACCGCTCCCACCGCTCCGAGTTACTGGATGCCTTCGATCAGCAGATGGCCCTGGTGGGCACCCGGCTGCACCGCCGCCGTCGCCGGGCCCTGGCACGGTTGCAGCCCCTGGCGGCCGCCTGGCAGGAACGGCTCAGCGGCGGCCGCGAACGGCTCGAACTCCGCTACCAGCCCGGCAGCCTGCTGGAGGGAGAGGAGGCCGAGGCCCCCTGGCGCGAGGCCCTCGAAGCCCAGCTGCTGGCCCAGCGGGAGGAGGAACTGCGACTGGGCCACTGCGCCGTCGGCCCGCACCGCGATGAGGTGGAGCTGCGCCTGGCGGACCAGCCGGCGCGGCGCTATGGCTCGGCAGGCCAGCAGCGCACCCTGGTGCTCGCCCTCAAGCTGGCCGAGCTCGAGCTGGTGCATCAGCTCTGCGGCGCTCCGCCCCTGCTGCTGCTCGACGACGTGCTGGCCGAACTGGACCCCGGCCGCCAGCAACTGCTGCTGGAGGCGGTCGGTGAGGGCCATCAATGCCTGGTGAGCGCCACCCATCTGGGGGCGTTCAGCGCTGGCTGGCGCAACCGTTCCCAACTGGTTCAGGTGCGAGCCGGAGCGATCGCGACCGAGACGACTCCCCCCTGA